In the Helicobacter cetorum MIT 99-5656 genome, TTCAATTTCATAAATTCCGGTGCTTTTAATAGGATGCTTGAGTTCAATATCTTTTTTATCTAAACTTAAGCTCGCATGTTCTTTGAGTAAATGTTCTACAATCTCTTCTTTAGTAATCGCTCCAAACAATGAGCCATTTGCCCCTACTTTTTTAGTAATTTTAAGCGTAATAGTTTGCAAAGTTTCTACCATTTGCATTTTTTGAGCTTTTTCTAAGGCCTCTAATTCGGCTTTCTTTTTAACTTCAGCTTTATATTTATTAATCACTTCATTAGTGGCTAATTTGGCTTTTTTATTGGCGATTAAAAAGTTATTCCCATAACCTTCTTTCACTTCACACACTTCGCCAGCCTTGCCTAGATTTTTCACATCTTCTAGTAATAGAACTTTCATTTTATCCCCTTTAAATTAAAGTCATATAGTAAGTTTGAAATTATACCTTGTATTTTATAATAAAGAAAAGTTAGAAAGAATCTCCCCCAAAAAGAGAGACTAAGTGCGGTATTCTTTAATCTTGCTATCTAGTAAAGCAGTATTTTGATGCAAGCTTTCTGCAACCTTAACAATTTCATCTAAATGATTGGCATTTTCTTTAGCGATACTAGAGACACTCTCTACATTCTTAGTGGCATTGGTAATCTCTTCAGTAATGCTTTGCTGGTTTTGGATGCTTTCATTGATAGCGACAACAACATTGCTTAAGGTATTCACTACCTCATCAAACTGAGTCATGGTTTCATTAGAAAGTTGCGATAAATTTTCCATAGTTTCTACATTCGCATTCATACCAGAATTTATATCAGCGATTTCTTGGGTTAGCACTTGAATGGTTGTAGAAATCTCGTTTAAGGACTTTTGCGTATTTTCAGCTAATTTACGCACTTCATCAGCCACCACCGCAAAGCCCCTACCATGCTCGCCCGCTCGTGCTGCTTCAATGGCGGCGTTTAGGGCTAAGAGATTGGTTTGTTTAGCGATATTGTCAATAATTTCTAACACCGCCTTAACATTTTGAGTGCTTTGATTAAGGGTGTCAATTTTCAAACCTAAATCCCTTTCTATTTGAGCAGAATTGGCTACTTGACTGGCTAAATTCCCTAATGAACTTTGAGAATTTTGTGTAGAAATCCTACTAGCTTCTAAATCAGAAATATTTTGCTCGGCATTATGGGCTAGTGATTTAAGTTTTTCATTGGTTTGTTCAAAGAAAACGACCAAATCTTGAACCTTGTGGTTTGTTTCTGTAATGCCTTCTTTAGCTAAATGAGCGTTCTTATTCAACTGATTAGAAGAATTGAGATTGGATAAAGAATTTTCCTTAGCCCCTATCATAAAGGTTCGTATACGCTCAATAAAGGTATTAATCCCTACAGCCATTTGATTCAATTCGTCATTTCTAGCACTTTCTTGTAATTTTAAAGACAAATCCCTATCGCCCTCACTTAGATTATTCACATTCCTTACCATAGCACTAGTGCGTTTGACAATGCCTGTATACACAATAAAGAGTGCCACTCCAAACGCTAAAATTAATAGCAAAATAATCTCAGTTAGAAAACTTAGGGTTGTTTTATTCATCAATTCTTGGACTTGTGCCTTATTAGTTGCATAATTCTTGTCTAAATCCGAATAATACGCCGTAACTGCAATCACCATTTGCGTTTCTTTCTCTAAAAAAGCATAGGCGATTTTAGGCTCTGGAGCAGACCCTGCTAATTTAGCCTTGTAGTATTTAACATAGCCACCACCTCTTTTGGCATGCTCTAAATATTCACGCACATAATACACACCATCTTCACTTCTCTTATTAGAATAGTTTTTGCCCACGCTCTCAGGCACACTGGAATCAAAAAGCACCACCCCATTTGTATCAGCAATTACCAAATAGATTTGTCCTTTGAGATTATTAATGCTTGCTGCACTCTCAATGATATGCTCACGATTTTCTTTGAGACTGA is a window encoding:
- the rplI gene encoding 50S ribosomal protein L9; the protein is MKVLLLEDVKNLGKAGEVCEVKEGYGNNFLIANKKAKLATNEVINKYKAEVKKKAELEALEKAQKMQMVETLQTITLKITKKVGANGSLFGAITKEEIVEHLLKEHASLSLDKKDIELKHPIKSTGIYEIEVKLGAGIVGAFKIDVMAE
- a CDS encoding methyl-accepting chemotaxis protein, coding for MSSSSRAKSIGTQLLFVLIALAVLIILVVFFLYRYNQNTLLSALNNQAQIRTDDNAKGFLKASADLIKIDIKQIYNPNISLKENREHIIESAASINNLKGQIYLVIADTNGVVLFDSSVPESVGKNYSNKRSEDGVYYVREYLEHAKRGGGYVKYYKAKLAGSAPEPKIAYAFLEKETQMVIAVTAYYSDLDKNYATNKAQVQELMNKTTLSFLTEIILLLILAFGVALFIVYTGIVKRTSAMVRNVNNLSEGDRDLSLKLQESARNDELNQMAVGINTFIERIRTFMIGAKENSLSNLNSSNQLNKNAHLAKEGITETNHKVQDLVVFFEQTNEKLKSLAHNAEQNISDLEASRISTQNSQSSLGNLASQVANSAQIERDLGLKIDTLNQSTQNVKAVLEIIDNIAKQTNLLALNAAIEAARAGEHGRGFAVVADEVRKLAENTQKSLNEISTTIQVLTQEIADINSGMNANVETMENLSQLSNETMTQFDEVVNTLSNVVVAINESIQNQQSITEEITNATKNVESVSSIAKENANHLDEIVKVAESLHQNTALLDSKIKEYRT